The proteins below are encoded in one region of bacterium:
- the mraY gene encoding phospho-N-acetylmuramoyl-pentapeptide-transferase produces the protein MLYHLFLPLRDVISGANLFRYLTFRSAMAAVFALLISFVVGPWMIRTLRKHQIGEEIRTDGPKTHLSKAGTPTMGGLMVLVAVAVPTLLFANLTNFYVLLTLLAFLWMGAVGFLDDYLKAVRKTKKGLVARYKLLGQFGIGALIAAFIMIYPELFGHNFAAQSTLTTLPFLKNVMFNFGILYPIIVLLVVTGTSNGVNLTDGLDGLAIGVTSIAAAAFAAISYVTGNVKFAEYLNIIYLEGAGELTIFCAAVLGAGLGFLWYNGYPAQVFMGDTGALALGAGLGTMAILLKKEFFLVVIGGIFVIEAVSVIIQRLYFKYTKKRYGTGQRVFLMAPLHHHFEQLGWHESKVVVRFWIVQVLLVLVSLTMFKVR, from the coding sequence ATGCTCTACCATCTCTTTCTGCCGCTTCGCGATGTCATCAGCGGTGCCAATCTGTTCCGTTACCTCACGTTTCGCTCCGCGATGGCGGCTGTGTTTGCTCTGCTGATCTCGTTTGTGGTCGGCCCGTGGATGATCCGCACCCTGCGCAAGCACCAGATCGGCGAGGAAATCCGAACAGACGGACCGAAGACCCACTTGAGCAAGGCCGGTACCCCGACCATGGGTGGGCTGATGGTGCTGGTGGCGGTAGCCGTACCTACCCTACTCTTTGCCAATCTGACGAATTTCTATGTGCTGCTCACACTGCTGGCGTTTCTGTGGATGGGCGCAGTCGGATTTCTCGATGACTATCTGAAGGCCGTGCGCAAGACGAAGAAAGGGCTGGTTGCGCGCTACAAGCTGCTCGGGCAGTTCGGCATCGGAGCACTCATCGCCGCCTTCATTATGATCTACCCTGAGCTTTTCGGCCATAATTTCGCGGCGCAGTCGACGCTCACTACCCTGCCGTTCTTGAAGAACGTGATGTTCAATTTCGGCATTCTGTACCCGATCATTGTGCTGCTCGTGGTCACGGGGACATCCAACGGGGTGAATCTGACGGACGGTCTCGATGGGCTCGCCATCGGTGTAACATCGATTGCGGCGGCGGCGTTTGCGGCGATCAGCTATGTCACCGGCAACGTGAAGTTCGCCGAATACCTCAATATCATCTACCTCGAAGGCGCCGGAGAGCTGACGATCTTCTGTGCGGCCGTGCTGGGTGCGGGTCTGGGGTTCCTCTGGTACAATGGCTATCCGGCGCAGGTGTTCATGGGGGACACGGGAGCGCTGGCGCTGGGAGCGGGTCTCGGCACGATGGCAATTCTGCTGAAGAAGGAATTCTTCCTCGTGGTGATCGGCGGCATTTTCGTGATCGAAGCGGTGAGCGTCATCATTCAACGGCTCTATTTCAAGTATACGAAGAAACGATATGGGACGGGGCAACGGGTTTTCCTGATGGCTCCCCTCCACCATCATTTCGAACAGCTCGGCTGGCATGAGTCCAAGGTGGTCGTTCGTTTCTGGATCGTGCAGGTGTTGCTGGTTCTGGTCAGTCTTACGATGTTCAAGGTCCGCTAA
- the murG gene encoding undecaprenyldiphospho-muramoylpentapeptide beta-N-acetylglucosaminyltransferase, whose protein sequence is MSGPRNNPVRVLIAGGGTGGHVFPALAIKQAIVRKTPQAQVIFAGTASGLEAKVMPREGETLKTFWISGFSRRHVLQNLLLPLKLAVSFSQSLKLLLSFRPQVVIGTGGYVMGPVLWTAQKLGIPTVLQEQNSHPGWTTRALAPKAGMVCLGFEEAKARLGSARMEFTGNPLRLSFREEDSREARQRWTLDPSRRTVLVFGGSAGARSINQAIAGALENLTAVFNVIWQTGRLGVPESANQHLIEAANHSGNLKVLEFIDDMPGAYAVSDLAICRAGAMTLAELAMTGVPAVLIPYPFATDDHQTANAKAVETRGAALLIKDADLTSQNVFSAVQHCMSSEEVLSSMSIKMKSLAHPEAASRIADIALSLTEKP, encoded by the coding sequence GTGAGCGGTCCGCGAAACAACCCAGTTCGGGTCCTGATTGCCGGAGGCGGCACCGGCGGCCATGTCTTCCCGGCCCTCGCCATTAAGCAGGCCATCGTGCGCAAGACTCCTCAGGCACAGGTGATCTTCGCCGGAACCGCAAGCGGCCTTGAGGCCAAGGTGATGCCGCGGGAAGGCGAGACGCTGAAGACCTTCTGGATCTCGGGCTTCTCGCGCCGCCACGTGCTTCAGAATCTCCTGTTGCCCCTGAAGCTCGCCGTGAGCTTCTCGCAGAGCCTCAAGCTGCTGCTGTCCTTTCGCCCGCAAGTGGTCATCGGGACGGGTGGCTATGTGATGGGACCTGTTCTTTGGACCGCGCAGAAGCTCGGCATTCCCACCGTGCTGCAGGAGCAGAACTCGCATCCGGGCTGGACTACTCGAGCCCTCGCGCCGAAGGCCGGCATGGTCTGCCTCGGGTTCGAAGAGGCCAAGGCCCGGCTGGGCTCTGCGCGAATGGAGTTCACCGGCAACCCGCTGCGATTGTCCTTCCGGGAAGAGGACTCAAGAGAGGCACGCCAGAGATGGACTCTCGATCCGAGTCGCCGCACGGTACTCGTCTTTGGAGGCTCTGCGGGAGCGCGGTCGATCAATCAGGCCATAGCGGGCGCGCTTGAAAATCTCACGGCGGTTTTCAATGTGATCTGGCAGACGGGCCGACTGGGAGTTCCGGAGTCCGCAAATCAGCATCTCATCGAAGCAGCGAATCACTCAGGGAATCTGAAAGTACTCGAATTTATCGATGATATGCCCGGCGCGTACGCGGTTTCGGACCTTGCCATCTGCCGCGCCGGAGCGATGACGCTGGCCGAATTGGCTATGACGGGCGTCCCCGCGGTGCTGATCCCCTACCCTTTTGCCACCGATGACCATCAGACAGCCAATGCAAAAGCGGTCGAGACACGCGGCGCGGCACTGTTGATTAAGGACGCTGACCTCACGTCACAAAATGTTTTTTCTGCTGTTCAGCATTGCATGAGTTCAGAAGAAGTATTATCTTCCATGTCTATAAAGATGAAGTCACTGGCCCATCCCGAAGCGGCGTCGCGCATAGCGGACATCGCGCTTTCTCTCACGGAGAAACCATGA
- the murD gene encoding UDP-N-acetylmuramoyl-L-alanine--D-glutamate ligase, with the protein MALDLNGKRVAVIGGARSGIGAAKLVKRLGGYALVSDTKPAEAVSSALEELRSAGIEMETGEHRRVVTENFDLVVLSPGVVPKPDLEQAWQAKGIPVWSELELSARASTNRWIGVTGSNGKTTTVHLIADMLKQAGMDVMMAGNVGTAWSGLLPAPESRVFVVEVSSFQLETSPTVHPHVAVLLNLYENHLDRHGTMDVYAGLKAKLFRNQTPGDVAVFNGEDIRVREIERAVSSRVVRFGLSSEFEFWAEPDRLACRIDGREQALISRADFPLIGHHNALNAAAASAAAYSFGADLDAIRRALKEAKAVEHRIEYVTTRNGVAYYNDSKSTNMVATMTALNSFQRDVILLFGGRPKKESFAPLATRIPSPVKKLIIFGEALPKLHADLPAGLPLEEAATMEAAVSLAQRAARDGDTVLLSPGCTSFDEFNNFEERGRIFKALVKGA; encoded by the coding sequence ATGGCTCTGGATTTGAATGGCAAGCGAGTCGCCGTCATCGGCGGTGCTCGCAGTGGGATCGGCGCGGCGAAGCTTGTAAAACGGCTCGGCGGGTATGCGCTGGTTTCGGATACCAAGCCGGCAGAAGCCGTGTCGTCCGCGCTGGAGGAGCTGCGGTCGGCGGGAATCGAGATGGAGACGGGCGAACACCGGCGCGTGGTTACCGAGAATTTCGACCTCGTGGTGCTGTCCCCCGGTGTGGTTCCCAAGCCGGACCTCGAGCAGGCATGGCAGGCGAAGGGCATTCCCGTCTGGTCGGAGCTGGAACTGTCGGCACGGGCAAGCACAAACCGTTGGATCGGAGTGACCGGGTCCAACGGCAAGACAACGACCGTGCACCTGATTGCGGATATGTTGAAGCAGGCCGGTATGGACGTCATGATGGCCGGCAACGTCGGCACGGCGTGGAGTGGGCTGCTGCCTGCGCCGGAGTCCCGCGTGTTTGTGGTCGAGGTCTCAAGTTTCCAGTTGGAAACCTCGCCGACCGTGCACCCCCATGTAGCGGTGCTGCTGAATCTGTATGAAAACCACCTTGACCGCCACGGGACGATGGACGTTTATGCCGGGCTGAAGGCGAAGCTGTTTCGCAACCAGACCCCCGGCGACGTGGCGGTTTTCAATGGCGAAGACATTCGAGTGCGGGAGATTGAGCGCGCTGTTTCAAGTCGCGTAGTAAGATTCGGCCTTTCGTCGGAGTTTGAGTTTTGGGCCGAACCGGACCGCCTGGCGTGCCGTATCGACGGACGTGAACAGGCGCTCATTTCCCGGGCCGATTTCCCCCTGATCGGCCATCACAATGCGCTGAATGCGGCGGCGGCCTCCGCCGCGGCTTACAGCTTTGGCGCGGATCTGGACGCGATTCGCCGCGCGCTCAAAGAGGCGAAGGCCGTGGAGCACCGCATCGAGTACGTGACCACCCGCAACGGCGTGGCCTACTACAACGATTCGAAGAGCACCAATATGGTGGCCACCATGACTGCCCTGAACTCCTTCCAGCGCGACGTGATTCTGCTGTTCGGCGGCCGTCCGAAAAAGGAATCGTTCGCGCCACTGGCCACCCGGATTCCGTCGCCGGTCAAAAAACTGATTATTTTCGGAGAGGCTCTGCCGAAGCTGCATGCGGATTTGCCCGCAGGCCTGCCGCTTGAAGAGGCGGCAACGATGGAAGCGGCGGTGTCACTGGCGCAGCGCGCGGCGCGCGACGGGGACACGGTGCTCTTGTCCCCCGGCTGCACGTCCTTCGACGAGTTCAACAACTTCGAAGAACGCGGCCGCATTTTCAAAGCTCTGGTCAAAGGCGCATGA
- the murC gene encoding UDP-N-acetylmuramate--L-alanine ligase — protein MSAPKLFRRVRHVHMVGIAGAGMSGIAEVLLNMGFVVSGSDLQLSDITNRLARLGAVMHEGHTADAIHGADVVVYSSAVRPENVEIRAAREQHIPTIPRSEMLAELMRLKVGIGVSGTHGKTTTTSIVGAILQRAELNPTLIVGGIVRSLQSGVKMGSGELLVVEADEFDRSFLKLTPTLAVITTIEPEHLDTYTDLAGVQDAFVEFANKVPFYGSVIVCGDEPNIQAILPRIKRPVVSYGFSEGCDFRAVQVAFSGHHARFSVEGGKCQGTSFELQVPGRHNVLNALASIAVADELDVPPDVTRAALAEFTGVHRRFEIKGEFDGVVVVDDYAHHPTEVENTLRTARTCWPDRRIVALFQPHLFTRTRDFAADFGQVLRLADVILLTDIYPSRERPIPGITSELIATAARQEGADRVQILSGDIPAASVRALLRSGDVLIVMGAGSITKVAHELSAGAHDSRAL, from the coding sequence ATGAGCGCGCCCAAACTCTTCCGCCGCGTCCGCCACGTGCACATGGTCGGCATCGCCGGCGCCGGCATGAGCGGCATCGCCGAGGTGCTGCTCAACATGGGCTTCGTGGTTTCGGGCAGCGACCTTCAACTGTCCGATATTACGAACCGCCTCGCCCGCCTGGGCGCCGTGATGCACGAGGGGCACACGGCGGACGCCATCCACGGCGCAGATGTGGTGGTATACTCGTCGGCGGTCAGGCCCGAGAATGTGGAGATTAGAGCAGCCCGCGAGCAGCACATCCCCACCATTCCCCGCAGTGAGATGCTGGCGGAGCTGATGCGGCTGAAGGTAGGGATCGGGGTTTCCGGGACCCACGGAAAGACCACGACGACGTCTATCGTCGGGGCCATTCTCCAGCGGGCGGAGCTGAATCCCACCCTGATCGTGGGCGGCATCGTAAGATCCCTGCAGTCGGGCGTGAAGATGGGCTCGGGAGAGTTGCTGGTGGTTGAAGCGGACGAGTTCGACCGCTCCTTCTTGAAATTGACCCCGACCCTTGCGGTGATTACGACCATCGAGCCCGAGCATCTGGACACCTATACGGATTTGGCCGGTGTGCAGGATGCTTTCGTGGAATTTGCCAACAAGGTCCCGTTCTATGGCAGCGTGATCGTCTGCGGCGACGAGCCGAACATTCAGGCGATCCTGCCCCGCATCAAGCGCCCGGTGGTGAGCTACGGGTTCTCCGAAGGCTGCGATTTCCGCGCCGTTCAGGTCGCCTTCAGCGGGCACCATGCGCGATTCAGCGTGGAAGGCGGCAAGTGCCAGGGGACGAGCTTTGAACTTCAGGTTCCGGGCCGTCACAATGTGCTGAATGCTCTGGCGTCGATTGCCGTGGCCGACGAGCTGGATGTGCCGCCGGATGTCACCCGCGCCGCGCTGGCCGAGTTTACCGGCGTTCACCGCAGGTTCGAGATCAAGGGCGAGTTCGACGGCGTGGTGGTGGTAGATGACTACGCGCATCACCCGACCGAGGTCGAAAACACTCTCCGAACCGCACGGACCTGCTGGCCGGACCGACGGATCGTCGCCCTCTTCCAGCCCCATCTGTTTACCCGCACCCGCGATTTTGCGGCCGATTTCGGGCAGGTGCTGCGCCTGGCGGATGTGATTCTGCTCACCGACATCTACCCTTCCCGCGAACGGCCCATCCCCGGCATCACGTCCGAACTGATTGCCACAGCGGCACGGCAGGAGGGTGCGGACCGGGTTCAGATTTTGAGTGGCGACATCCCGGCGGCCAGCGTAAGGGCGTTGCTTCGGTCGGGCGATGTGTTGATTGTGATGGGGGCGGGCTCGATTACGAAGGTGGCTCACGAACTTTCCGCCGGGGCTCATGATTCCCGCGCGTTGTGA
- a CDS encoding FtsW/RodA/SpoVE family cell cycle protein: MTTPFAGTPQTSSNLERRAGYDVWLLAATIGLCICGAIFVWTSSAAHAWKMAGGDSATIFWSHIGRMGWGLVCMTVLSFVDYHILNKQAARFAILLALAALVAVLFIPQPAGATAHRWIYIRGFSFQPAELAKFALINYLAFRFGEHFDDPFSSDRRKVYVGSLIISVFVIGLILVEPNLSMTVLVFGTAALLFFLSGIRLKPLLILAGASAIPLSLAAWLTPYMRSRLTAYVDGIVDPLRAGYHVKQSLIGIGHGGVTGLGLGGSTQKHFFLPEPYKDFIFSIVGEEAGLIGSLLLLAGFGLFLARAWKIARHAPDSYGYYLAAGITCAIAISLTINVGVTLGLLPATGQPLPFISYGGSSLMMTLGAVGVLLNISKQSQRHSDSPHQPYRFK, translated from the coding sequence ATGACCACTCCCTTTGCCGGCACCCCTCAAACCTCCTCGAACCTCGAACGCCGCGCGGGCTATGATGTCTGGTTGCTGGCGGCAACCATCGGGCTCTGCATCTGCGGTGCGATTTTCGTGTGGACCTCCTCCGCCGCTCACGCCTGGAAGATGGCGGGCGGGGATTCGGCGACCATTTTCTGGAGCCATATCGGCAGAATGGGCTGGGGGCTGGTCTGCATGACCGTGCTCTCCTTTGTAGACTACCACATTCTAAACAAGCAGGCCGCACGCTTTGCGATCCTGCTGGCGCTCGCCGCCCTCGTGGCCGTCCTGTTCATTCCCCAGCCTGCGGGCGCAACCGCCCACCGCTGGATCTACATCCGCGGCTTCAGTTTTCAGCCCGCCGAACTTGCCAAGTTCGCCCTCATTAACTACCTCGCCTTCCGCTTCGGCGAACACTTCGATGATCCCTTCTCTTCGGATCGCCGCAAGGTGTACGTCGGCTCGCTGATCATCTCGGTCTTCGTGATCGGTCTGATTCTGGTCGAGCCCAACCTGTCCATGACCGTGCTGGTTTTCGGCACGGCCGCTCTCCTCTTCTTCCTCTCCGGCATCCGCTTGAAGCCCCTGCTGATCCTGGCCGGAGCCAGCGCAATTCCGCTGAGTCTGGCGGCTTGGCTGACCCCGTATATGCGCAGCCGCCTCACGGCCTACGTGGACGGCATCGTTGATCCGCTCCGCGCCGGCTACCATGTGAAGCAGTCGCTCATCGGTATCGGGCATGGCGGCGTGACAGGGCTTGGCCTCGGCGGCTCAACCCAGAAGCATTTCTTCCTGCCCGAGCCCTACAAAGATTTCATCTTCAGCATCGTGGGCGAGGAGGCAGGATTGATCGGCAGCCTCCTGCTGCTGGCGGGCTTCGGGCTCTTTCTGGCTCGCGCCTGGAAGATCGCGCGTCACGCGCCGGACAGCTACGGCTATTATCTGGCGGCGGGAATCACCTGCGCGATTGCGATTTCCCTCACCATCAACGTCGGCGTCACCCTCGGTCTGCTTCCCGCGACAGGACAACCTTTGCCCTTCATCAGCTATGGCGGCTCTTCACTGATGATGACACTCGGAGCGGTCGGCGTCCTGCTCAATATTTCGAAACAGTCCCAGCGCCACTCCGATTCCCCACACCAACCCTACCGGTTCAAGTGA